The Brassica oleracea var. oleracea cultivar TO1000 chromosome C7, BOL, whole genome shotgun sequence sequence ATCCTTTATTCCACCATAAATAAGTCTTTCAAAAAGTTCATATTCTTTCCAAACCCTATATTCATTTTCGATTTGGATCTTCATCTGCCTCCTTCTTGAGCCTCTCCTAAAACCAAGGTGAGAAGTTGGTTGCTCATTTTCCATATTTGGTTCATAACTCCTTCCACTAGTCTAATATATTATATATAATATTAAATCTTGCTTGCTAGATCTTGATTGTTGATTGCTGCAACAATATTATAATGACCTAAATTATATTGATATGACTGTAAACAAAATTTTATTCATGTAATTGTTAAATTTATAATTGATGCTTAATGATTGGGACAAGGAACTTAAAATGTATATTTAAGTTATTTGGTGATAAGTGGATTGGTTTAAATCTCTTATATTACTCATGTCGTATTTGAAAATTCTGATATTTGCATACGACCTCTTGAGATAATGATTCGCATAACCATTAATCTTGACAATATACTAATATTGGATTTGGTTTGGGTCAAATCGATTTCAGTTTGGTTAAATAGTATGTGTTCGGACTTTGATATCATGTTAAGTTTCATAGACTTCTAACTTAAAATTAACTGATGATACATGGATTGGTCCAAATTCCTTATATATTATTTATGTTCTATTGAAATTTCCGATATAATTTTACTGATAATGATTGTTATAACCATTAATCTCGACGATATCTCGGTATTCGGGTTGGAACAAATCGTTTACACATCGGCAATAAATCCAATGTATAAAAGTCTCTGGAAATTCCATTGTATTCAGAATTTTTTTTCAAAAAAAACTGAAAAAGCATTTTGTTTCGGTTTCATAACTTTCGACGCTAGTGTTTTCAACATGGTTGCTAGAAGCTTAAACATGATCTTATAGATTGTGTTACATCACACAACTGCGAGGTAATCTTTTCATATTTTGTGCATCCATTATCTTGGAGACCCAACCTAAAAGCGTTACGTTAAACTCTATAAGGTATAGATCTTACGACATACATCCATTGTGAACGTCGAATGATTGCATCGCAGTGACAAAGTCATGGTCTGCAACGGACCAAGGAGCAACAAGTGTCATGTTTTGTTTCTTTTTGGTTTGTTTTAGTGAGTGTATTTCCTTGTTTGGTTAGTGTGTTTTCGTAATCTCTGGCATTTTCTGTTGAATATCTGAGTCATTAATGCAATTAAAGAACTTGGATCCTCTTAACCGTCTCTTCTAACATCTCAGTTTCACGTTTTTGTGATGGTTTCATCTCTTGACAGAGAAAAAGAAGTTGTGAATATGGGAGCTCCAAAGCATAAGTGGACACCGGAAGAAGAAGAAGCTCTTATGGCAGGAGTACTCGAACATGGAATCGGAAAATGGCGTTCGATTCTCGCAAACCCTGAGTATTCCTCTGTTTTGCACTCTCGCTCAAATGTGGATCTCAAGGTAAATAATTAAAAAACAAGAAACGTTAAAGAGATTAGATAAGGGTTAATAGAAACTTGAAACACTTTGTCAGGACAAATGGAGAAACATAAGTGTAGCAGCTACTTGTGGATCTAGGAAGAAGGCTAAGCAAGGTGATGATGGAGGACAACAGATTATTCCAGCATCTGCTCCTCTTGCACTCTCATATGAGCCACCACAAGATCTCTTCACAAGGTTTTGACTTCTTGTATATGAGATATCTGATCAATTCTGTGAAATGTTTTACATATTGGAAAGAGTCTAACATTCTTGAAAAGCTCAAAAATATGTCTTCCTTCTTGTAGTGTGGATAACATGATTTTGGAGGCTATAACTAACTTTACGGGACCGTTGGGTCCTGATAGAAACTCAATCTTGCTGTATGCAGAGGTAACTCTTAAGCATTCTTTTCTATGTTTTATTCCTTGAGTCATCTATTCAAATCATCATTAGACTTGGTGTAGCTGTAACTTTTTTTATTCAGGTGAAAGCTAATATGCCAATGTATATGGAACCGCTTGTGACTTCAAGACTTGAGCATTTGATCAATATTGAAACAGTAGTTAAGGTAAAGAAAGAGAGACTTTGATTGAAAAAATAACTGTGCTTATAATATAAACTTTTCTTATGACTCAGTTTAACAATTGTTGTGTTCTCTCGTCTCTCAGATAGAGCACATGTACAGTGTTTCTCAGGGCTATGCAGCTGCAAAAGCAATAGCAGAAGCGGAGTTGGCACTAGCAGAAGCGGAAGTAGCGGCAAGAGAAGCGGATAACGCAGAAGCCAAGGCCGAAGCTGCCCGTATTTTCGCAA is a genomic window containing:
- the LOC106306152 gene encoding telomere repeat-binding factor 3-like is translated as MGAPKHKWTPEEEEALMAGVLEHGIGKWRSILANPEYSSVLHSRSNVDLKDKWRNISVAATCGSRKKAKQGDDGGQQIIPASAPLALSYEPPQDLFTSVDNMILEAITNFTGPLGPDRNSILLYAEVKANMPMYMEPLVTSRLEHLINIETVVKIEHMYSVSQGYAAAKAIAEAELALAEAEVAAREADNAEAKAEAARIFAKVAMKALKATR